A genomic stretch from Seriola aureovittata isolate HTS-2021-v1 ecotype China chromosome 13, ASM2101889v1, whole genome shotgun sequence includes:
- the LOC130180103 gene encoding uncharacterized protein LOC130180103: protein MACRRRRQRSLPGHSERHIPNNVDQLAFKYMEMCKMESSTDSDSEISPRWSDTSTMGCVSSAPECGTLRRTLSLKPAARHGCYSLFMDPYDGSSEDSDDSNIDFGVSRRTRHQGQGGGGCRFTGRSRRFILHNPASVALREVMKNGMRDPVTEQQHLLDLPMKCGSDSELWVCELDTLPSHSDKDSCRDLTAEMANDSTMHPQTMDIELQLDDSGLHATRSSTSHTSGPLTPVGGSSSWMLDSSTERSPSPCNLRSLYKRKLGLPGAEVVELAQRKRQCVVNMEDKQEAGDSASEPC, encoded by the exons ATGGCATGTAGAAGAAGACGACAACGCTCACTTCCAG gTCACAGTGAGAGACATATACCCAACAACGTGGACCAACTTGCTTTCAAATACATG GAGATGTGTAAAATGGAGTCCAGCACTGATAGTGACTCAGAAATCAGTCCAAGATGGTCGGACACCAGCACTATG GGATGTGTGAGCAGCGCACCAGAGTGTGGGACATTGCGTCGGACACTGTCACTGAAGCCTGCAGCAAGGCATGGTTGTTATTCTTTG TTTATGGACCCGTATGATGGGAGCTCTGAAGATTCGGACGACTCAAACATCGATTTTGGTGTCTCCAGGCGAACAAGGCACCAGGGACAAGGAGGAGGGGGATGTCGGTTTACGGGCCGGAGCAGGAGATTCATTCTTCATAACCCTGCTTCTGTTGCTCTCAGAGAAGTGATGAAAAATGGGATGAGAGATCCTGTAACAGAGCAGCAACATCTTTTGGATCTCCCGATGAAATGTGGGAGTGATTCTGAGCTCTGGGTCTGTGAGCTTGACACTCTGCCCTCCCACAGTGACAAGGACAGTTGTAGAGATCTTACAGCAGAAATGGCAAATGATTCAACAATGCATCCCCAAACCATGGATATCGAATTGCAGCTTGATGATTCAGGCTTGCACGCCACAAGATCTTCTACATCTCACACATCTGGACCTCTCACCCCAGTGGGAGGGAGCTCGTCCTGGATGCTGGATAGCTCTACTGAGAGATCCCCCAGCCCATGTAACCTCAGATCTCTTTACAAGAGAAAGCTGGGGCTCCCTGGAGCAGAAGTGGTGGAACTGGCGCAAAGAAAGAGGCAGTGTGTCGTCAACATGGAGGACAAACAAGAGGCAGGGGACTCTGCATCTGAACCATGTTAG